From Nitrospirota bacterium, the proteins below share one genomic window:
- the rplD gene encoding 50S ribosomal protein L4 codes for MPTVDVVDLKRQKVGSVELPEEVFGCKLHTALVHEAVVMQRACERQGTASTLRRGEVAGSGKKPWKQKHTGRARAGSIRSPVWRHGGSVFGPKPRDYSYSMPKKKYRAALQSALSAKLADGQIVIVSNLALDQPKTKLLAQVLMNFGPGAYALIVAGEGHPGLAQAAGNLPNVCVVGPEGLNVYDIVRAELILIPERELPRVKEVWS; via the coding sequence AAAGTTGGGTCCGTCGAACTTCCTGAGGAAGTGTTTGGCTGCAAGCTGCACACGGCCTTGGTTCATGAAGCGGTGGTGATGCAGCGTGCTTGTGAGCGTCAAGGTACGGCATCGACATTGCGGCGTGGCGAAGTGGCGGGATCAGGGAAGAAGCCATGGAAGCAGAAGCATACGGGGCGGGCTCGAGCCGGATCCATCCGTTCCCCTGTATGGCGCCACGGCGGATCGGTGTTTGGTCCGAAGCCGCGTGACTATTCGTATAGCATGCCGAAAAAGAAGTACCGCGCTGCGCTTCAGAGCGCGTTGTCTGCCAAGTTGGCAGATGGGCAAATCGTGATTGTGTCGAATCTGGCATTGGATCAGCCGAAGACGAAATTGCTGGCTCAAGTGCTGATGAATTTTGGGCCCGGGGCATATGCCTTAATTGTGGCTGGCGAAGGACATCCTGGATTGGCTCAAGCAGCAGGTAATTTGCCAAACGTGTGTGTGGTGGGTCCTGAAGGATTGAACGTCTACGACATTGTTCGGGCTGAGTTGATTCTGATTCCTGAGCGGGAATTGCCGCGGGTGAAGGAGGTCTGGTCATGA
- the rplP gene encoding 50S ribosomal protein L16, producing MLAPKKVKFRKMMKGRMTGKAYRGGQITLGEFGLKALEPGWITSRQIEAARIAITRCVKRGGQVWTRIFPDKPITKKPAETRMGKGKGNPEYWVAVVKPGRIMYEMDGVTPEVAKEAFRLASHKLPIATKYVVRGEF from the coding sequence GTGTTAGCACCAAAGAAAGTTAAGTTCCGCAAAATGATGAAGGGGCGTATGACTGGCAAGGCCTATCGTGGCGGCCAAATTACGCTCGGGGAGTTCGGATTGAAGGCGCTCGAGCCGGGCTGGATCACCAGTCGGCAGATTGAGGCGGCGCGTATCGCGATCACTCGTTGCGTGAAGCGCGGTGGTCAGGTGTGGACGAGAATATTCCCCGATAAGCCGATTACCAAGAAGCCGGCTGAAACTCGAATGGGTAAGGGAAAGGGTAATCCGGAGTATTGGGTTGCCGTCGTGAAGCCCGGCAGAATTATGTATGAGATGGACGGTGTGACGCCGGAAGTTGCCAAGGAGGCCTTCCGCTTGGCTTCTCATAAGTTGCCAATTGCCACGAAATACGTAGTTCGCGGCGAGTTTTAA
- the rplB gene encoding 50S ribosomal protein L2 encodes MGIKVFKPRTPGRRGMTAVTTEDLSKKRPEKSLTSFRRSTGARNNEGRTTVRFRGGGHKRLYRKIDFRRDKSGIPGTIAALEYDPNRSARIALVHYKDGEKRYILAPVGLKVGDVVQAGLGTEVRVGNALPLSSMPLGTTIHNIELKPGKGGQLIRSAGGSAQVMGRDGEYIQVRLRSGEMRRILATCMATVGQVGNTDHENVSVGKAGRTRWKGRRPHVRGVVMNPVDHPHGGGEGKSGQGNPHPVSPWGLPTKGYKTRNNKATDKFIISRRK; translated from the coding sequence ATGGGAATCAAAGTATTCAAGCCGAGAACCCCGGGGCGCCGCGGAATGACCGCGGTGACGACCGAGGATCTCTCGAAGAAGCGGCCAGAGAAATCGCTGACCTCGTTCCGTCGCAGCACCGGTGCGCGAAACAACGAGGGGCGGACAACCGTGCGATTCCGTGGGGGTGGACATAAGCGCCTCTATCGGAAGATTGATTTTCGTCGTGATAAGAGCGGGATCCCAGGCACCATTGCCGCGCTTGAATACGACCCTAATCGTTCGGCCCGTATTGCTTTGGTGCATTACAAGGACGGAGAGAAGCGGTATATCCTGGCGCCTGTCGGACTGAAGGTCGGGGATGTTGTGCAGGCCGGTCTCGGCACTGAGGTTCGTGTTGGAAATGCCTTGCCATTGTCCAGCATGCCCTTGGGTACCACGATCCATAATATCGAGTTGAAGCCTGGCAAGGGCGGACAGCTGATTCGTAGTGCGGGTGGTTCTGCTCAAGTCATGGGCCGCGATGGCGAGTATATTCAGGTGCGACTCAGGTCCGGCGAAATGCGTCGAATCCTTGCGACTTGCATGGCGACGGTCGGGCAGGTTGGCAATACGGACCATGAGAATGTTAGTGTTGGCAAGGCCGGTCGGACGAGATGGAAGGGACGACGCCCTCATGTACGCGGTGTCGTCATGAATCCTGTCGACCACCCGCATGGTGGCGGTGAAGGAAAGTCTGGACAGGGTAATCCCCATCCAGTCTCCCCATGGGGTCTCCCGACCAAGGGATATAAGACCAGGAACAATAAGGCGACGGACAAGTTCATTATTTCCCGCCGCAAGTAG
- the rpsS gene encoding 30S ribosomal protein S19 produces the protein MPRSVSKGAFVDDHLLEKVERMNQNKDRKIIKTWSRRSTVIPDMIGHTFAVHNGKKFIPVFVTENMVGHKLGEFAPTRFFKGHGHARTEKSVALK, from the coding sequence ATGCCGAGGTCTGTAAGTAAGGGCGCATTCGTCGACGATCATCTGCTTGAAAAAGTAGAGCGGATGAATCAGAACAAGGATCGGAAGATCATTAAAACCTGGTCACGACGCTCTACCGTCATTCCAGATATGATCGGACATACCTTTGCGGTTCATAACGGGAAGAAGTTTATTCCTGTGTTTGTGACGGAAAACATGGTGGGACACAAACTTGGAGAGTTTGCTCCGACCAGATTTTTCAAAGGGCATGGGCATGCCAGAACAGAGAAATCAGTCGCCCTTAAATAG
- the rplV gene encoding 50S ribosomal protein L22, translating to MAEAQAVLKFVRVSPRKARPVIDLIRGQQVPMALALLRNTPRQACKVVEKLLRSAVANAEQKEMGDSESMVVSRAFVDCGPTLKRFRARSQGRANAIQKRMSHITVVVSTVDVKEKQ from the coding sequence ATGGCTGAAGCACAAGCAGTTTTAAAATTTGTCCGTGTCTCTCCAAGAAAAGCTCGCCCGGTGATCGACTTGATCCGCGGGCAGCAGGTTCCGATGGCATTGGCCCTCCTCCGCAATACGCCGCGCCAGGCCTGCAAGGTCGTCGAAAAGCTTCTGCGGTCCGCCGTCGCCAATGCGGAGCAAAAGGAGATGGGCGACAGTGAGTCTATGGTCGTGTCGAGGGCGTTTGTCGATTGCGGGCCGACGCTGAAACGCTTTCGTGCCCGCTCGCAAGGGCGTGCGAATGCCATTCAGAAACGCATGAGCCATATTACTGTCGTCGTATCGACGGTAGATGTTAAAGAGAAGCAATAG
- the rpsC gene encoding 30S ribosomal protein S3, with the protein MGHKTHPIGYRLGYNVNWSSRWYASKDYAKLLHQDIKIRKMVKQRLFHAGVAKIEIERSGDQTRVIISTARPGIIIGRKGAEVDKLKAELEKMYSGQVYITVKEIKKPELDAQLVCENVATQLEKRVAFRRAMKRSVQSALRLGAQGIKIMVGGRLGGAEIARSEWYREGRVPLHTLRADIDYGFAEAHTTMGQIGIKTWIYKGEVLPLQPIKKESPFERRIG; encoded by the coding sequence ATGGGTCATAAAACACATCCAATCGGGTATCGACTGGGATACAACGTCAACTGGAGCTCTCGGTGGTACGCCAGCAAGGACTATGCAAAGCTGCTCCATCAGGATATCAAGATTCGCAAAATGGTCAAGCAGCGTCTCTTTCATGCTGGTGTGGCCAAGATCGAGATCGAGCGATCCGGAGACCAGACCCGTGTGATCATTTCTACCGCGCGTCCTGGTATCATCATCGGTCGTAAGGGTGCTGAGGTTGACAAGCTCAAGGCTGAGTTGGAAAAGATGTACTCTGGGCAGGTCTACATTACCGTCAAAGAAATTAAGAAGCCTGAGTTGGATGCCCAGTTGGTTTGTGAGAATGTGGCCACCCAATTAGAGAAGCGTGTTGCCTTCCGTCGGGCGATGAAGCGTAGTGTGCAGTCCGCGCTTCGTCTTGGCGCTCAGGGTATCAAGATCATGGTTGGTGGTCGTCTCGGTGGAGCTGAAATTGCGCGATCTGAATGGTACCGCGAAGGCCGCGTGCCGCTTCATACGCTCAGGGCTGACATCGATTACGGATTCGCTGAAGCTCACACGACGATGGGGCAGATCGGGATCAAGACTTGGATCTATAAGGGGGAAGTCCTTCCGCTACAGCCCATTAAAAAAGAATCGCCATTTGAACGCAGAATTGGCTAA
- a CDS encoding 50S ribosomal protein L23, with protein MKAGLHSILLQPLLTEKITAMREANNTVAFLVHPDANRVQIKQAVETLLKVKVERVNVMNVRGKVKRLGRFSGKRSDWKKAFVKLKQGEKLELYESA; from the coding sequence ATGAAGGCAGGTCTCCATAGCATTCTGTTGCAGCCCTTGTTGACGGAAAAAATTACGGCCATGCGGGAAGCCAATAACACCGTGGCCTTCCTCGTTCACCCGGATGCTAACCGTGTCCAGATCAAGCAAGCGGTCGAAACGCTCTTGAAGGTAAAGGTTGAGCGGGTGAATGTGATGAACGTGCGCGGGAAGGTGAAGCGCTTAGGGCGTTTCTCAGGTAAGAGATCAGACTGGAAGAAGGCCTTCGTCAAGCTCAAGCAAGGCGAAAAATTGGAGCTCTACGAGAGCGCATAG